In the Opitutia bacterium genome, one interval contains:
- a CDS encoding ABC transporter permease produces MFIESFGQDLRIGLRVLVKEKGFCALAVTVLALGICAVTTMFAVVNGTLLRGFSFPEPDRLVDVQLVDPTNFQPNNFNGQILTVDFKEMSEMELKSFSSLSAYLNGSTVNVTYQGQPRRYQGGYISHDFFRTLGIKPALGRDFLPEDDRPAVDKAVILSDTLWKSDFGGDPSILNKPIRVNGTAATVVGIMPPKFQFPQNEQLWIPVNASFPPRGRADRNNQTVNIIGRLKPGVSLDAAQNEIDVIAKQFAQSYPETNKQFSMGYVRPLIESFVGGGFRQTVFTMLAFCVGVLLIACVNVMNMQFARATLRSKELAIRSSLGAGRWRLLRQMLTESLLVASLGALVGVGLAFWSTDFIDAASRNTAFPLPAWMAFTIDPMVLVAVVGFTLLAALVSGLVPAWLSSRANAAEVLKESGRGNTGRTINLITKGLVVFQIFITSILLVVGLLQVQSILRAQTLDLGYDTGGVLGARIGLMEGDYPTAATRALFYQKLVRELRATPDFESAGLTIRFQMMFAPQAPIEIEGKSYAQPSDRTIAQAENVSPDFARTLGQKIVEGRYLTDEDADAREPVAVVNATFARKHFGTESAVGRRIRTNSPDGKNAGVWRRIVGVVTDVRMLGPFNTQNDNAGFYVPLTAAIFGPLPTEVTAPQFVTIVAKPRGGQRGESLTRAISAVVQKIDPNLPPYFVQTPKASLDAILAQNRIVAGLFGVFGLMAIVLASVGLYGVQSFSVNQRTQEFGVRMALGAQPSTILGMVFRSGAWQLGLGLALGLGIMWTIATIFSQQIAGALFITQIAPSDLPTYVAVAGLLTLVSAGAVLVPAQRATRVDPMVALRAE; encoded by the coding sequence ATGTTCATCGAATCTTTCGGCCAAGACCTGCGCATCGGCCTGCGCGTCCTCGTTAAGGAAAAAGGCTTTTGCGCGCTCGCCGTCACGGTGCTGGCGCTCGGCATCTGCGCCGTCACCACGATGTTCGCCGTCGTCAACGGCACGCTCTTGCGGGGCTTCTCGTTCCCCGAGCCCGACCGACTCGTCGACGTGCAACTTGTCGATCCGACAAATTTCCAGCCGAACAACTTCAACGGTCAGATCCTCACCGTCGACTTCAAGGAAATGAGCGAGATGGAGCTGAAGTCGTTTTCCAGCCTCAGTGCTTACCTGAACGGCTCGACCGTCAACGTGACCTACCAGGGCCAGCCGCGCCGCTACCAAGGCGGCTACATCTCGCACGACTTCTTCCGCACGCTCGGCATCAAACCGGCGCTCGGCCGCGACTTCCTCCCCGAAGATGACCGCCCGGCCGTCGACAAGGCCGTCATCCTCTCCGATACGCTCTGGAAATCCGATTTCGGCGGCGATCCCTCGATCCTCAACAAACCCATCCGCGTCAACGGCACCGCCGCCACCGTCGTCGGCATCATGCCGCCGAAGTTCCAGTTCCCGCAGAACGAGCAGCTCTGGATTCCCGTCAACGCCTCGTTCCCGCCGCGCGGGCGCGCCGACCGGAACAACCAAACGGTGAACATCATCGGTCGCCTGAAGCCCGGCGTGAGCCTCGACGCGGCGCAGAACGAAATCGACGTCATCGCCAAGCAGTTCGCGCAGTCCTATCCGGAGACCAACAAGCAGTTCTCGATGGGTTACGTCCGCCCGCTGATCGAGTCGTTCGTCGGCGGCGGCTTCCGCCAGACCGTTTTCACCATGCTCGCGTTCTGCGTCGGCGTGCTGCTCATCGCCTGCGTCAACGTGATGAACATGCAGTTCGCGCGCGCCACGCTGCGCAGCAAGGAACTCGCGATCCGCTCGTCGCTCGGCGCCGGTCGTTGGCGCCTCCTGCGCCAGATGCTCACCGAAAGCCTGCTCGTCGCCTCGCTTGGCGCCCTCGTCGGCGTGGGGCTCGCGTTCTGGTCCACCGATTTCATCGACGCGGCCTCGCGCAACACCGCGTTTCCCCTGCCCGCCTGGATGGCCTTCACCATCGATCCGATGGTGCTCGTCGCCGTCGTCGGCTTCACGCTCCTGGCCGCGCTCGTCTCGGGCCTTGTGCCGGCGTGGTTGTCGTCGCGCGCCAACGCCGCCGAAGTGCTCAAGGAATCCGGCCGCGGCAACACCGGACGCACGATCAATCTCATCACGAAGGGTCTCGTCGTCTTCCAGATTTTCATCACGAGCATCCTGCTCGTCGTCGGCCTGCTCCAGGTGCAGTCGATCCTCCGCGCGCAAACGCTCGACCTCGGCTACGACACCGGCGGCGTCCTCGGCGCGCGCATCGGCCTCATGGAGGGCGACTACCCGACCGCCGCCACTCGCGCGTTGTTCTACCAGAAACTCGTCCGCGAACTCCGCGCCACGCCCGACTTCGAGTCCGCCGGACTCACCATCCGTTTTCAGATGATGTTCGCGCCGCAGGCCCCGATCGAGATCGAGGGCAAGAGCTACGCGCAACCCAGCGACCGCACGATCGCGCAGGCGGAGAACGTCTCGCCCGACTTCGCCCGCACGCTCGGCCAGAAGATCGTCGAAGGCCGCTACCTGACCGACGAGGACGCCGATGCGCGCGAGCCCGTCGCCGTCGTGAACGCCACTTTCGCCCGCAAGCACTTCGGCACCGAGTCCGCCGTCGGCCGCCGCATCCGCACGAACTCTCCCGACGGCAAAAACGCCGGCGTGTGGCGCCGCATCGTCGGCGTCGTCACCGACGTCCGCATGCTCGGCCCGTTCAACACCCAGAACGACAACGCGGGCTTCTACGTGCCGCTCACCGCCGCGATCTTCGGCCCGTTGCCGACGGAAGTCACCGCGCCGCAGTTCGTCACCATCGTCGCCAAGCCCCGCGGCGGCCAGCGCGGCGAATCGCTCACTCGGGCGATCAGCGCCGTCGTGCAAAAAATCGACCCCAACCTCCCGCCCTACTTTGTCCAGACACCGAAGGCCTCGCTCGACGCCATCCTCGCGCAAAACCGCATCGTCGCCGGCCTCTTCGGCGTGTTCGGCCTGATGGCCATCGTGCTCGCCTCGGTCGGCCTCTACGGCGTCCAGAGCTTCTCGGTCAACCAACGCACGCAGGAGTTCGGTGTCCGCATGGCGCTCGGAGCGCAGCCCTCGACGATTCTCGGCATGGTCTTCCGCAGCGGAGCCTGGCAGCTCGGCCTGGGCCTCGCGCTCGGGCTCGGGATCATGTGGACGATCGCGACGATCTTCTCCCAACAGATTGCCGGCGCGTTGTTCATCACCCAAATCGCGCCGTCCGATCTGCCGACCTACGTGGCGGTAGCCGGCCTGCTCACGCTGGTATCCGCCGGCGCCGTTCTCGTGCCCGCCCAACGCGCCACCCGCGTCGACCCGATGGTCGCGCTGCGTGCCGAGTAA
- a CDS encoding ABC transporter permease, whose translation MLPDLRFAFRSLSKTPGFTTVAVLTMAIAIGACTALFSVLQAVVLRPLPYPNLDTLVSIWAVQADRNLQAPAVSWDKYLAFRERKDVFADIALLANNGFTLTAERAEPEQVTGLHVSANFLPVLGLAPLKGRNFTVDEDRAGGAPVVMISARLWRNRFGGAADVIGRTLQVDGVAREVIGVLPDPMPVPFNGTDVVVTAARELPYLTEQQRNFAVFHGALARLAPGVTREQANLRLTEMSKQFAAAHAGHLDAPNANEARPIAQQVLGNLGQLFWTLAGAVAAVLLIACANIANLFLARVSARQKEIAVRMSLGARPSEVVRQFLIESLAFTAVAASLGVLLAWWSLRGIELLAGPQLPRGDEIALDPGVLTFSVVVALLASLVVGLYPALQASRTDVGSVLKDNTRGAGGGTAAKTFRHALVVAQVALSLCLLIGAGLLVLSFSKLNRADPGFATEGRAFGGVSLPTSKYDTPERVREFHRRLQEQLRQTPELQHGGLSGNVPLAGGGFLSPYTVKGRPIVPFGERPLATISNVSVDYFATLGIKLKAGRFFADTDTAQSEQVCLINETLAKKLFPNSDPLNESFVIGPKTDIVVRIVGVVKDVKTAGLNAPAGDEIYYPFNQRGPIFTGVVGHAQPGLAAAAVIPALRRAVAAVDPNVALANVQTMPDLLTQSLGVQRVTMSLLLVFAAIAALLAAVGVYSIMAYAVTQRTGEIGVRLALGASERDILGLILRGGAWQVGLGLLLGVAGALASSRLLEQALYEVKPFDPLVFSVVGAGFAAVALLACLIPARRAMRVDPMIALRAE comes from the coding sequence ATGCTCCCCGATCTCCGCTTCGCCTTCCGCTCACTCTCCAAAACCCCGGGATTCACGACCGTGGCCGTGCTCACCATGGCGATCGCCATCGGCGCCTGCACCGCCCTGTTCAGCGTGCTCCAAGCCGTCGTGCTGCGCCCGCTGCCGTATCCGAACCTCGACACGCTGGTCTCGATCTGGGCGGTGCAGGCCGACCGCAATCTCCAGGCGCCTGCCGTTTCGTGGGACAAATACCTCGCGTTCCGCGAGCGCAAGGACGTGTTCGCCGACATCGCGCTGCTCGCCAACAACGGCTTCACGCTCACCGCCGAGCGCGCCGAGCCGGAACAAGTCACGGGCCTCCACGTCTCCGCCAACTTCCTCCCCGTGCTCGGCCTCGCGCCGCTCAAGGGCCGTAATTTCACGGTCGACGAGGACCGCGCGGGCGGCGCGCCGGTCGTCATGATCAGCGCCCGCCTCTGGCGCAACCGCTTCGGCGGCGCCGCCGACGTCATCGGCCGCACGCTCCAGGTCGACGGCGTGGCCCGCGAGGTGATCGGCGTCCTGCCCGACCCGATGCCCGTGCCGTTCAACGGCACCGACGTCGTCGTCACCGCCGCGCGCGAGCTTCCCTACCTGACGGAGCAGCAGCGCAACTTCGCCGTCTTCCACGGTGCGCTTGCCCGCCTCGCGCCGGGAGTCACCCGCGAACAAGCCAACCTGCGCCTCACGGAAATGAGCAAGCAGTTCGCCGCCGCCCACGCCGGCCACCTCGATGCGCCGAACGCCAACGAGGCCCGACCGATCGCGCAGCAGGTCCTCGGCAATCTCGGCCAGCTCTTTTGGACACTCGCCGGCGCCGTCGCCGCCGTCCTGCTCATCGCCTGCGCGAACATCGCCAATCTCTTCCTCGCCCGCGTCAGCGCCCGCCAAAAGGAAATCGCCGTCCGCATGTCGCTCGGTGCCCGCCCCTCCGAGGTGGTGCGACAGTTCCTCATCGAAAGCCTCGCGTTCACCGCCGTCGCCGCCTCGCTCGGCGTGCTGCTCGCGTGGTGGAGCTTGCGCGGCATCGAGCTGCTCGCCGGCCCGCAACTCCCGCGCGGCGACGAGATCGCCCTCGATCCCGGCGTGCTCACGTTCTCCGTCGTTGTCGCGTTGCTCGCTTCGCTCGTCGTCGGACTTTACCCCGCGCTCCAAGCGTCGCGCACCGATGTCGGCTCCGTGTTGAAGGACAACACCCGCGGCGCCGGCGGCGGCACCGCCGCCAAGACCTTCCGCCACGCCCTCGTCGTCGCCCAGGTCGCCCTATCCCTCTGCCTGCTCATCGGCGCCGGCCTGCTCGTGCTGAGCTTCAGCAAACTGAACCGCGCCGACCCGGGCTTCGCCACCGAGGGCCGCGCCTTTGGCGGCGTCAGCTTGCCGACCTCCAAATACGACACGCCGGAACGCGTGCGCGAATTTCACCGCCGCCTGCAGGAACAGCTCCGCCAGACGCCCGAGCTCCAACACGGCGGCCTCTCCGGCAACGTGCCGCTCGCCGGCGGCGGCTTTCTCTCGCCCTACACCGTCAAGGGCCGGCCGATCGTGCCGTTCGGCGAGCGTCCGCTGGCCACGATCAGCAACGTCAGCGTCGACTACTTCGCCACGCTCGGGATCAAGCTGAAGGCCGGCCGCTTCTTCGCCGACACCGACACCGCCCAGTCCGAGCAGGTCTGCCTCATCAACGAGACGCTCGCGAAGAAACTCTTCCCCAACTCCGATCCGCTCAACGAATCCTTCGTCATCGGCCCCAAAACCGACATCGTCGTCCGCATCGTCGGCGTCGTGAAGGACGTCAAGACCGCCGGCCTCAACGCGCCCGCCGGTGACGAGATCTACTATCCCTTCAACCAGCGCGGCCCGATCTTCACCGGTGTCGTCGGCCACGCCCAGCCGGGACTCGCCGCCGCCGCCGTGATTCCGGCGCTGCGCCGCGCCGTCGCCGCCGTCGATCCCAACGTCGCGCTCGCCAACGTCCAGACGATGCCCGATCTCCTCACGCAATCGCTCGGCGTCCAGCGCGTGACGATGTCGCTGCTGCTCGTCTTCGCCGCCATCGCCGCCCTGCTCGCCGCCGTCGGCGTCTACTCGATCATGGCCTACGCCGTCACCCAGCGCACCGGCGAGATCGGCGTCCGCCTCGCGCTCGGCGCGAGCGAACGCGACATTCTCGGCCTCATCCTGCGCGGCGGCGCCTGGCAGGTCGGCCTCGGCCTGCTGCTCGGCGTCGCCGGTGCGCTCGCCTCCAGCCGGCTCCTCGAGCAGGCGCTCTACGAGGTGAAACCGTTCGACCCGCTTGTCTTCTCCGTCGTAGGCGCCGGCTTCGCCGCCGTCGCGCTCCTCGCCTGCCTCATCCCCGCCCGCCGTGCCATGCGCGTCGATCCCATGATCGCGCTGCGGGCCGAGTAA